The following proteins come from a genomic window of Pyxidicoccus sp. MSG2:
- a CDS encoding fatty acid desaturase, with amino-acid sequence MYLALCGAVFLAAYLLNLLTISVGYHRGLAHKAVRLHPALRRVLITGGNWLTGLDPKAWVVMHRLHHEHSDTPLDPHSPVNVGILGIGMEQLRNYKRVIVGLLREEPGYTRYARDLDFPLNALNRTGRWYLPYVLHGAVGLALGFGIGWLLGAAWFFGMMSHPVQGGIVNSLGHAVGGRNFDTSDNSRNNHLAAWLILGEGFQNNHHRYPGSASFSYRRHEVDLGYGACVLLEKLGLATIQRDYLIPRPPSESAAEAQASS; translated from the coding sequence ATGTACCTCGCCCTCTGCGGAGCCGTCTTCCTGGCCGCGTATCTGCTCAACCTCCTCACGATTTCGGTGGGTTACCACCGGGGCCTGGCGCACAAGGCGGTGCGCCTGCACCCGGCGCTGCGCAGGGTGCTCATCACCGGAGGCAACTGGCTCACCGGCCTGGACCCGAAGGCATGGGTGGTGATGCACCGGCTCCACCACGAGCACTCCGACACGCCGTTGGACCCGCACTCGCCGGTCAACGTGGGCATTCTCGGCATCGGGATGGAGCAGTTGCGCAACTACAAGCGCGTCATCGTGGGGCTCTTGCGCGAGGAGCCCGGGTACACGCGCTATGCGAGGGACCTCGACTTCCCGCTCAACGCGCTGAACCGCACCGGGCGCTGGTACCTGCCGTACGTGCTGCACGGCGCCGTGGGACTGGCGCTGGGTTTCGGCATCGGGTGGCTGCTGGGCGCCGCGTGGTTCTTCGGGATGATGAGCCACCCGGTGCAGGGCGGCATCGTCAACTCGCTCGGGCACGCGGTGGGCGGGCGCAACTTCGACACGTCGGACAACTCGCGCAACAACCACCTGGCCGCGTGGCTCATCCTCGGCGAGGGCTTCCAGAACAACCACCACCGCTATCCGGGGTCGGCGTCCTTCTCCTACCGCCGCCATGAGGTCGACCTCGGCTATGGTGCCTGCGTGCTCCTCGAGAAGCTGGGCCTCGCCACCATCCAACGTGACTACCTCATTCCTCGCCCGCCGTCGGAGTCGGCCGCCGAAGCGCAGGCTTCGTCCTGA
- a CDS encoding VOC family protein, producing MFGNTQAFSGFSVSDVPAARKFYEQTLGLKVSVEDGILFLHLAGGRDVLAYPKDDHVPATFTILNFPVPDVEKAVDQLSARGVRFERYPKFEKDTDAKGIFHGGGPLIAWFKDPAGNVLSVIQEG from the coding sequence ATGTTCGGGAACACCCAGGCGTTCAGCGGTTTCTCGGTGAGTGACGTACCGGCGGCCCGGAAGTTCTACGAGCAGACGCTGGGCCTGAAGGTGTCGGTGGAGGACGGCATCCTGTTCCTGCACCTCGCCGGAGGCCGGGACGTGCTGGCCTACCCCAAGGACGACCACGTCCCCGCCACCTTCACCATCCTCAACTTCCCGGTGCCGGACGTGGAGAAGGCCGTGGACCAGCTCTCCGCGCGCGGCGTGCGCTTCGAGCGCTACCCGAAGTTCGAGAAGGACACCGACGCGAAGGGCATCTTCCACGGCGGCGGCCCGCTGATTGCGTGGTTCAAGGACCCCGCCGGCAACGTGCTGTCCGTCATCCAGGAAGGCTAG
- the trhA gene encoding PAQR family membrane homeostasis protein TrhA, which produces MDHASIFILIAGTYTPVALLGVSGAAGDSLLLAIWCGALVGVLQSLFWVGAPKVLTAALAVAVGWTLVPYLEDARRALGVTELSLILAGGVAYTTGAIAYALKRPDLRPGVFGYHELFHALTLVGAGLHFAVVLRLVRAASA; this is translated from the coding sequence ATGGACCATGCGTCCATCTTCATCCTCATCGCGGGCACCTATACGCCCGTCGCGCTGCTCGGCGTCTCCGGCGCCGCCGGTGACAGCCTGCTGCTCGCCATCTGGTGCGGCGCGCTCGTTGGCGTCCTCCAGTCGCTGTTCTGGGTGGGGGCGCCGAAGGTCCTCACGGCGGCGCTCGCCGTCGCCGTCGGCTGGACGCTGGTGCCGTACCTCGAGGATGCACGCCGGGCGCTCGGCGTCACCGAGCTCTCCCTCATCCTGGCGGGCGGGGTGGCCTACACCACGGGCGCCATCGCGTATGCGCTGAAGCGGCCGGACCTGCGGCCCGGCGTGTTCGGGTACCACGAGCTCTTCCACGCGCTCACGCTGGTGGGCGCCGGGCTCCACTTCGCCGTGGTGCTGCGGCTCGTCCGCGCCGCGAGCGCGTAG
- a CDS encoding TetR/AcrR family transcriptional regulator, protein MSRLEVNVVAKKKRLSGADRRVQLMEVGRGVFASHGYEATSIEEVAQQAGVSKPIVYEHFGAKEGLYAAIVDREMDDLVARMSESISQGTPRERFEAAVLAFMTYAKEEPAGFAVLTRDSPMATARRGLTRVIDDLAQRVGDIFRSEFERAGYNPKVAPIYANALVGMVTQVGQWWAAEGKSFSIDHVSRHVAALGWMGLRHLPREPDSPGTRQGAKKRG, encoded by the coding sequence ATGAGTAGGTTAGAGGTCAACGTGGTGGCGAAGAAAAAGCGACTGTCGGGTGCCGACCGCCGGGTCCAGCTGATGGAGGTCGGCCGGGGGGTCTTCGCCTCGCACGGCTACGAGGCAACCTCGATTGAGGAGGTGGCCCAGCAGGCGGGCGTGTCCAAGCCCATCGTCTACGAGCACTTCGGCGCGAAGGAGGGGCTGTACGCGGCCATCGTGGACCGGGAGATGGACGACCTGGTGGCGCGCATGTCGGAGAGCATTTCCCAGGGCACGCCGCGCGAGCGCTTCGAGGCGGCGGTGCTGGCCTTCATGACGTACGCGAAGGAGGAGCCCGCGGGCTTCGCGGTGCTGACGCGCGACTCGCCCATGGCCACCGCGCGGCGCGGCCTGACGCGCGTCATCGACGACCTGGCGCAGCGGGTGGGCGACATCTTCCGCAGCGAGTTCGAGCGCGCCGGCTACAACCCCAAGGTGGCCCCCATCTACGCCAACGCGCTGGTGGGCATGGTGACGCAGGTGGGCCAGTGGTGGGCCGCGGAGGGGAAGTCCTTCTCCATCGACCACGTGTCCCGCCATGTCGCGGCGCTCGGGTGGATGGGGCTGCGCCACCTGCCCCGCGAGCCGGACTCCCCCGGGACGCGGCAGGGCGCGAAGAAGCGCGGCTAG